One window of the Amycolatopsis mediterranei genome contains the following:
- a CDS encoding bacteriophage spanin2 family protein → MRLKTTVLAGGLLLTLTGCGVAETAGQVGNAASTAAVCADAVRIATANPDLTDPKAAADRAHAAAEELTGLAARAANTTAAEAINGLATTLRETTVDELARTPAAWVQEKAAQVAALTRACGG, encoded by the coding sequence ATGCGCCTCAAGACAACGGTCCTCGCCGGAGGCCTCCTGCTGACCCTGACGGGCTGCGGCGTGGCCGAAACGGCGGGCCAGGTGGGCAACGCGGCCTCGACGGCGGCGGTCTGCGCGGACGCGGTCCGGATCGCCACGGCCAACCCGGACCTGACGGACCCGAAGGCGGCGGCCGACCGAGCCCACGCGGCGGCGGAAGAGCTGACGGGCTTGGCCGCCCGAGCGGCGAACACGACGGCGGCCGAAGCGATCAACGGCCTGGCAACGACATTACGCGAGACGACGGTCGACGAGCTGGCGCGGACCCCGGCGGCGTGGGTGCAGGAGAAGGCGGCCCAGGTGGCGGCGTTGACCAGGGCCTGTGGCGGGTGA
- a CDS encoding TerC family protein, which produces MTVPIWAWAAVLGVILAMLAIDLAAHRKTPVVGVRSALAWSGAWVVLGLAFGAVVWWVWGAEFAGQYFAGYVIEKSLAVDNVFVFAIIFGYFAVPREYQHRILFYGVVGALVFRAVFIAAGSVLIASFAWILYVFGAFLVITGVRMALHRDETVDYEQNVVLRAFRRIVPSTDGDHGGKFLVRQAGRWVATPLLAVLVLIEVTDVVFAVDSIPAIFAVTQEPFLVFTSNAFAVLGLRAMYFLLADVMHRFVYLKLGLALVLVWVGVKMLLLDVWKIPTVLSLGVVGAILATAVTASLLRTSAVSRKE; this is translated from the coding sequence GTGACCGTCCCGATCTGGGCCTGGGCCGCCGTGCTCGGCGTGATCCTGGCCATGCTCGCCATCGACCTGGCCGCCCACCGCAAAACCCCCGTCGTCGGCGTCCGGTCGGCGCTGGCGTGGTCCGGCGCGTGGGTGGTGCTCGGGCTCGCCTTCGGCGCCGTGGTCTGGTGGGTCTGGGGCGCGGAGTTCGCGGGCCAGTACTTCGCCGGCTACGTCATCGAGAAGTCCCTGGCGGTCGACAACGTCTTCGTGTTCGCGATCATCTTCGGCTACTTCGCCGTCCCCCGCGAATACCAGCACCGCATCCTGTTCTACGGCGTGGTGGGTGCCCTGGTGTTCCGGGCGGTGTTCATCGCCGCGGGCTCGGTGCTGATCGCGAGCTTCGCCTGGATCCTTTACGTGTTCGGCGCTTTCCTGGTCATCACCGGCGTGCGGATGGCGCTGCACCGGGACGAGACGGTCGACTACGAGCAGAACGTGGTGCTGCGGGCGTTCCGCCGGATCGTCCCCTCCACCGACGGCGACCACGGCGGGAAGTTCCTGGTCCGGCAGGCCGGCCGCTGGGTGGCCACGCCGCTGCTGGCGGTCCTGGTGCTGATCGAGGTCACCGACGTCGTCTTCGCGGTCGACTCGATCCCGGCGATCTTCGCCGTCACCCAGGAACCGTTCCTGGTGTTCACGTCGAACGCCTTCGCGGTCCTCGGGCTGCGGGCGATGTACTTCCTGCTCGCCGACGTGATGCACCGGTTCGTGTACCTGAAGCTCGGCTTGGCGCTGGTGCTGGTCTGGGTGGGCGTGAAGATGCTGCTGCTGGACGTCTGGAAGATCCCGACGGTGCTCTCGCTGGGCGTGGTCGGCGCGATCCTCGCGACGGCGGTCACCGCCAGTTTGCTCCGAACCTCGGCTGTCTCCCGGAAGGAATGA
- a CDS encoding helix-turn-helix transcriptional regulator translates to MASWTFLSNHAHVLLCVAADPDRTLHDIAVRVGITERGVQLILADLIAEGYLERERVGRRNHYKIHPEGRLRHPLEAHHRVADLVAALGVEPAAPA, encoded by the coding sequence ATGGCTTCGTGGACGTTCCTCAGCAACCACGCGCACGTCCTGCTCTGCGTGGCCGCGGATCCCGACCGGACGCTGCACGACATCGCCGTGCGGGTGGGGATCACCGAACGCGGGGTGCAGCTGATCCTCGCGGACCTGATCGCCGAGGGCTACCTCGAGCGCGAGCGCGTCGGACGGCGCAACCACTACAAGATCCACCCGGAAGGCCGGCTGCGCCACCCGCTGGAGGCGCACCACCGGGTGGCCGACCTGGTCGCGGCGCTCGGCGTCGAACCCGCGGCGCCGGCGTAA
- a CDS encoding glycoside hydrolase family 13 protein → MSSTSSRPRSFWDDAVVYQLYVRSFADSDGDGVGDLGGVIRRLGHIAGLGADAIWLNPCYPSPQADHGYDIADYHGVNPEYGSLETFDRLVAEAHGRGLRILMDLVPNHCSERHPWFAAALAAGPGSPERARFVFRDGRGDEPPNNWQSVFGGSAWTRVTEPDGTPGQWYLHLFTREQPDFDWRNPEVLAYFDDVLRFWFDRGVDGFRIDVCHGLIKDAALRDWDPAGGGYNAYSWNRPEVHDIFRRWHALAAGYGPDRDLLLVGEVWVPDPADLDRYLRPDELHQAFSFDLLVQPWEARALRGAIERATARTAAHGAPAAWTLANHDVHRAVTRYGIVRPEPAPASNDAFAALMRPRGEVDTELGERRARAALLLVLALPGSVFLYQGEELGLPEVQDLPGEARQDPVFHRTGGVEKGRDGCRVPLPWAADAPAFGFGTGVPWLPQPPWFGRYAVDVQEKDDTSMLQLYRRAVRARREFRLGEPGPVEWLDTGDDAVSAFRRGKLVCVVNTGSTPFAAPAGWGEVVLGSDGSGRVAGDSAVWLVS, encoded by the coding sequence GTGTCTTCGACTTCCTCCCGCCCGCGCTCGTTCTGGGACGACGCGGTGGTCTACCAGCTCTACGTCCGCTCGTTCGCCGACAGCGACGGCGACGGCGTCGGTGACCTCGGCGGGGTGATCCGGCGGCTCGGCCACATCGCCGGGCTCGGCGCGGACGCCATCTGGCTGAACCCCTGCTACCCCTCGCCGCAGGCGGACCACGGCTACGACATCGCCGACTACCACGGCGTCAACCCGGAGTACGGCAGCCTCGAGACGTTCGACCGCCTGGTCGCCGAGGCGCACGGCCGCGGCCTGCGGATCCTGATGGACCTCGTGCCCAACCACTGCTCGGAGCGCCACCCCTGGTTCGCCGCGGCGCTGGCCGCCGGCCCCGGCTCCCCCGAGCGCGCGCGGTTCGTCTTCCGCGACGGCCGGGGTGACGAGCCGCCCAACAACTGGCAGTCGGTCTTCGGCGGTTCCGCGTGGACCCGGGTCACCGAACCCGACGGCACGCCGGGGCAGTGGTACCTGCACCTGTTCACCCGCGAGCAGCCGGACTTCGACTGGCGCAACCCGGAAGTCCTGGCCTACTTCGACGACGTCCTGCGGTTCTGGTTCGACCGCGGCGTGGACGGCTTCCGCATCGACGTCTGCCACGGCCTGATCAAGGACGCCGCCCTGCGCGACTGGGACCCGGCCGGCGGTGGCTACAACGCCTACAGCTGGAACCGGCCGGAGGTGCACGACATCTTCCGGCGGTGGCACGCGCTCGCGGCCGGCTACGGGCCCGACCGGGACCTGCTGCTGGTCGGGGAGGTCTGGGTGCCGGACCCGGCCGACCTGGACCGCTACCTGCGCCCGGACGAGCTGCACCAGGCGTTCTCGTTCGACCTGCTCGTCCAGCCGTGGGAGGCGCGCGCCCTGCGCGGGGCCATCGAGCGCGCCACGGCCCGCACGGCGGCGCACGGCGCCCCGGCGGCGTGGACGCTGGCCAACCACGACGTCCACCGGGCGGTCACGCGCTACGGCATCGTCCGCCCCGAGCCCGCCCCGGCGAGCAACGACGCCTTCGCGGCCCTGATGCGGCCCCGCGGCGAAGTCGACACCGAGCTCGGCGAGCGCCGGGCCCGGGCGGCGCTGCTGTTGGTGCTGGCCCTGCCCGGCTCGGTGTTCCTGTACCAGGGCGAAGAACTCGGCTTGCCGGAGGTCCAGGACCTCCCCGGCGAAGCCCGCCAAGACCCGGTGTTCCACCGGACCGGCGGCGTGGAGAAGGGCCGCGACGGCTGCCGGGTCCCGCTGCCGTGGGCCGCGGACGCCCCGGCGTTCGGGTTCGGCACGGGCGTGCCGTGGTTGCCGCAGCCGCCGTGGTTCGGCCGGTACGCGGTGGACGTGCAGGAGAAGGACGACACCTCGATGCTGCAGCTGTACCGCCGCGCCGTTCGGGCCCGGCGGGAATTCCGGCTGGGCGAACCGGGCCCGGTGGAGTGGCTGGACACCGGCGACGACGCGGTTTCGGCGTTCCGGCGCGGAAAGCTGGTGTGCGTGGTCAACACCGGCAGCACGCCGTTCGCCGCCCCGGCGGGCTGGGGCGAGGTCGTACTCGGCAGCGACGGATCCGGTCGCGTGGCGGGCGATTCCGCGGTCTGGCTGGTGTCCTGA
- a CDS encoding DUF2264 domain-containing protein, whose protein sequence is MTAVEDRRLSPYTGWAREHWAAYADRLLAAAGEYRSPAGARLDLPGPASRNGRVSDGLEGFARTFLIAGFRVAGENGADPGGYLEHYARGLAAGTDPASPEAWPRPDELGQAKVEAASIALVLQLTRPWLWDRLDDAVRDRVVVWLATVIGQPYPPINWVWFRIVVESFLREVGGPWSAADVEEDLAVHASLRRPGGWLSDGDERAYDHYTGWALHLYPLLWTHLFDVTGTLCPGPLRHRWAADLRDYLDDAVRLVGSDGSPLLQGRSLVYRFAAAAPFWVGAFTGTSGLAPGLTRRVAGGMVRHFADRSAPDGLLGLGWHHAWPAMRQAYSGPGSPYWAAKGLLGLALPPHHPVWTDVEEPLPIETGDVARVVAAPGWLVSGRRRDGIALVVNHGTDHARPGDPRADSPLYARLGYSTATFPLTSSPDNAVYVLDADGRASHRAGFSTCYAIELPGGVLAAASQGRVRWVDTTGDDSPDHGSGRSGPVVPGPVLTVASVVRQGVEVRLARLDDAVRSRPNAVNDSFLASDARNESFTALRLSGWPVSGATRPVTRTGAEPGARCGPEVTATAETPELRSTLRNLRGFTTAAVAVEAGTSPLGEWTAIPFVATEGPPEPGAVFAAVVVLDRGGPDDADPSLAVAADGHHVTLTWPDGVTAEVPLPAAPS, encoded by the coding sequence ATGACCGCCGTCGAAGACCGGCGGCTCTCGCCGTACACCGGCTGGGCCCGCGAGCACTGGGCGGCGTACGCGGACCGGCTGCTCGCGGCGGCCGGGGAGTACCGCTCGCCGGCGGGCGCGCGGCTCGACCTGCCCGGCCCGGCCAGCCGCAACGGCCGTGTCTCGGACGGCCTCGAAGGGTTCGCCCGGACGTTCCTCATCGCGGGCTTCCGCGTCGCCGGGGAGAACGGCGCGGATCCGGGCGGGTACCTCGAGCACTACGCGCGCGGCCTGGCCGCCGGCACCGATCCTGCGTCACCCGAGGCCTGGCCGCGCCCCGACGAGCTCGGCCAGGCCAAGGTGGAGGCCGCGTCGATCGCGCTGGTGCTGCAGCTGACCCGGCCGTGGCTGTGGGACCGGCTCGACGACGCCGTCCGCGACCGGGTCGTCGTCTGGCTCGCGACCGTGATCGGGCAGCCCTACCCGCCGATCAACTGGGTGTGGTTCCGGATCGTGGTGGAGTCGTTCCTGCGTGAGGTGGGCGGGCCGTGGTCGGCGGCGGACGTCGAGGAGGACCTCGCCGTGCACGCGTCGCTGCGGCGGCCGGGCGGCTGGCTCAGCGACGGCGACGAGCGCGCCTACGACCACTACACGGGCTGGGCCCTGCACCTGTACCCGTTGCTGTGGACGCACCTGTTCGACGTCACCGGCACCCTGTGCCCCGGCCCGCTGCGGCACCGGTGGGCGGCGGACCTGCGGGACTACCTCGACGACGCCGTGCGGCTGGTGGGCAGCGACGGCTCGCCGCTGCTGCAAGGCCGCAGCCTGGTCTACCGCTTCGCGGCCGCGGCGCCGTTCTGGGTCGGCGCGTTCACCGGGACGTCCGGGCTGGCCCCGGGCCTGACCCGGCGGGTGGCCGGCGGGATGGTGCGGCACTTCGCCGACCGGAGCGCGCCCGACGGCCTGCTCGGCCTCGGCTGGCACCACGCCTGGCCCGCGATGCGCCAGGCGTACTCCGGGCCCGGGTCGCCGTACTGGGCGGCCAAGGGCCTGCTGGGGCTGGCGCTGCCCCCGCACCATCCCGTGTGGACGGACGTCGAGGAGCCGCTGCCGATCGAGACGGGGGACGTCGCCCGCGTCGTCGCCGCGCCCGGCTGGCTGGTTTCGGGACGGCGTCGCGACGGCATCGCGCTGGTGGTCAACCACGGCACGGACCACGCGCGCCCGGGCGACCCGCGCGCCGACTCGCCGCTCTACGCCCGGCTCGGCTATTCGACGGCGACGTTCCCGCTCACTTCTTCACCCGACAACGCGGTGTACGTGCTCGACGCGGACGGCCGGGCAAGCCACCGCGCGGGGTTTTCGACGTGCTACGCGATCGAACTGCCGGGCGGGGTGCTGGCGGCCGCGTCCCAAGGGCGGGTCCGCTGGGTCGACACGACCGGCGACGACTCCCCCGACCACGGCTCCGGCCGCAGCGGGCCGGTGGTGCCGGGCCCGGTGCTGACGGTGGCTTCCGTGGTGCGGCAGGGCGTCGAAGTCAGGCTCGCGCGCCTCGACGATGCGGTCCGTTCGCGCCCGAATGCAGTGAATGACTCATTCCTGGCGTCTGACGCCAGGAATGAGTCATTCACTGCGCTGCGGCTGAGCGGGTGGCCGGTCTCGGGCGCGACGCGGCCGGTGACCCGGACCGGTGCCGAGCCGGGAGCCCGGTGCGGCCCGGAGGTCACCGCCACCGCCGAAACCCCCGAGCTTCGCTCGACGCTGCGAAACCTGCGCGGCTTCACCACGGCGGCCGTGGCGGTCGAGGCCGGCACCTCGCCCCTGGGCGAGTGGACCGCGATCCCCTTCGTCGCGACCGAAGGGCCGCCGGAGCCGGGCGCCGTGTTCGCCGCGGTCGTGGTCCTGGACCGCGGCGGCCCGGATGACGCCGACCCGTCCCTGGCGGTCGCCGCGGACGGCCACCACGTCACCCTCACCTGGCCTGATGGCGTCACCGCCGAAGTCCCCTTGCCCGCGGCACCGTCCTGA
- a CDS encoding hydroxyacid dehydrogenase, which produces MTRRPETLLVMARDTMDLQFGAAELARLRATARLGEPLCADELASAPVRARLAEVEVLITSWGCPPLDGAVLRAAPHLRAVLHAAGSVRDHVGAAVFDRGLLVTTAADANAEPVAQYTLGAILWAFKKVPFLAADARKFREDWSYREQRGELSGRDRTVVLVGFSRVGRRVAALLRQLDLARVLVVDPVAGASEIRAAGAEPAPLAEALPQADVLSLHAPSLPETRHMIGAAELAALPPGAVLINTARGALVDTAALEHACATDGLHAVLDVTEPEPLPAGSPLYDLPNVVLTPHIAGSLGSETRRMSAEALGELERYAAGLPPRAPVTRHSLAVQA; this is translated from the coding sequence GTGACCCGCCGCCCCGAGACCCTGCTGGTGATGGCGCGGGACACGATGGACCTGCAGTTCGGCGCCGCGGAACTGGCCCGGCTGCGCGCCACCGCCCGGCTGGGCGAGCCGCTGTGCGCCGACGAGCTCGCCTCGGCGCCGGTGCGCGCGCGGCTGGCCGAGGTGGAGGTGCTGATCACGTCGTGGGGCTGTCCCCCGCTCGACGGCGCGGTCCTGCGGGCCGCGCCGCACCTGCGGGCGGTGCTGCACGCCGCCGGCAGCGTCCGCGACCACGTCGGCGCGGCCGTCTTCGACCGCGGGCTGCTGGTCACCACGGCCGCCGACGCCAACGCCGAGCCCGTCGCCCAGTACACGTTGGGCGCGATCCTGTGGGCGTTCAAGAAGGTGCCGTTCCTGGCCGCCGACGCCCGGAAGTTCCGCGAGGACTGGAGCTACCGCGAGCAGCGGGGCGAACTGTCCGGCCGCGACCGGACGGTGGTGCTGGTCGGCTTCTCCCGCGTCGGGCGCCGGGTCGCCGCGCTGCTGCGGCAGCTGGACCTGGCTCGGGTGCTCGTCGTCGACCCGGTCGCCGGTGCGAGCGAGATCCGGGCGGCCGGGGCCGAGCCCGCACCGCTGGCGGAAGCCCTGCCCCAGGCGGACGTGCTGAGCCTGCACGCGCCGTCGCTGCCGGAGACCCGGCACATGATCGGGGCGGCCGAGCTGGCCGCCCTGCCGCCCGGCGCGGTGCTGATCAACACCGCCCGGGGTGCGCTCGTCGACACCGCGGCCCTCGAACACGCCTGCGCCACCGACGGCCTGCACGCCGTCCTCGACGTCACCGAGCCCGAGCCGCTGCCGGCCGGCTCCCCGCTCTACGACCTGCCCAACGTGGTGCTGACGCCGCACATCGCGGGCTCGCTGGGTTCGGAGACCCGCCGGATGAGCGCCGAGGCGCTCGGCGAGCTGGAGCGCTACGCCGCGGGCCTGCCGCCCCGGGCCCCGGTGACCCGGCATTCCCTGGCCGTGCAGGCATGA
- a CDS encoding carbohydrate ABC transporter permease, protein MHVLLVLAALYAVLPLVWLVTSATKSVGDFSTTGAFEFGQFSLGANLGALFTQENGVFLAWIRNSLLYAGLGAVLGSLICAACGYAIAKLDFPGRRALFAVTLTGVLVPTTALALPLYLLASQLEVVGTFWAVFIPLLTNPFGVYLARVYAEAAVPGEVLEAARTDGAGELRTFFTIALPMMRPGLVTIFLFQFVGIWNNFFLPLVMLTDPKLFPMSLGLYQWSTRVTQFPQYNPLVITGSLLAVLPLVVAFVLLHRQWRSGLAAGSVK, encoded by the coding sequence GTGCACGTCCTGCTGGTGCTGGCCGCGCTGTACGCGGTGCTGCCGCTGGTCTGGCTGGTTACCTCGGCCACCAAGTCGGTCGGCGACTTCTCCACGACCGGGGCGTTCGAGTTCGGGCAGTTCAGCCTCGGCGCCAACCTCGGCGCGCTGTTCACCCAGGAGAACGGCGTCTTCCTCGCCTGGATCCGCAACTCGCTGCTCTACGCGGGCCTCGGCGCGGTGCTCGGCTCGCTGATCTGCGCCGCCTGCGGCTACGCGATCGCGAAGCTCGACTTCCCCGGCCGCCGCGCGCTCTTCGCGGTGACGTTGACCGGGGTCCTCGTGCCGACCACCGCGCTGGCCCTGCCGCTGTACCTGCTGGCCTCGCAGCTTGAGGTCGTCGGCACGTTCTGGGCGGTGTTCATCCCCTTGCTCACCAACCCCTTCGGCGTCTACCTGGCCCGCGTCTACGCCGAAGCCGCGGTGCCCGGCGAGGTGCTCGAAGCCGCCCGGACCGACGGCGCGGGCGAGCTGCGGACGTTCTTCACCATCGCGCTGCCGATGATGCGGCCCGGCCTGGTCACCATCTTCCTGTTCCAGTTCGTGGGGATCTGGAACAACTTCTTCCTGCCGCTGGTGATGCTCACCGACCCGAAGCTGTTCCCGATGAGCCTCGGGCTGTACCAGTGGAGCACGCGCGTCACCCAGTTCCCGCAGTACAACCCGCTCGTCATCACCGGCTCCCTGCTGGCCGTGCTGCCGCTGGTCGTCGCGTTCGTCCTGCTGCACCGGCAATGGCGGTCCGGGCTGGCGGCGGGCAGCGTCAAGTGA